A region from the Lolium perenne isolate Kyuss_39 chromosome 4, Kyuss_2.0, whole genome shotgun sequence genome encodes:
- the LOC139830657 gene encoding uncharacterized protein — protein sequence MDKLRVHHGQHNGVSKTRVHKGSCTGRRGGSGKGIKVVYISSPMKLTASAEEFRAVVQELTGRYSNVADHDAPGVPSYFSSSSSSYSSYGRASPTTTGTSTAPAAAQALPPVMASDYVTNAGAITPPFQSMYDQTGGAGLLYGQDYYW from the coding sequence ATGGACAAGCTGAGAGTGCACCACGGGCAGCACAACGGCGTCTCCAAGACGCGAGTGCACAAGGGCAGCTGCACGGGGAGGCGAGGCGGCAGTGGGAAGGGGATCAAGGTGGTGTACATCTCCAGCCCCATGAAGCTCACGGCCAGCGCCGAGGAGTTCCGCGCTGTCGTGCAGGAGCTCACCGGCCGCTACTCCAACGTCGCCGACCACGACGCCCCAGGCGTCCCGTCCTACTTctcttcgtcgtcctcctcctactcctcatACGGACGCGCCTCTCCAACGACGACAGGGACCAGTACGGCTCCTGCCGCCGCACAAGCTTTGCCGCCAGTGATGGCGTCAGATTATGTGACCAACGCCGGCGCCATCACTCCGCCGTTTCAGAGCATGTATGATCAAACGGGAGGAGCCGGCCTGCTTTACGGCCAAGATTACTACTGGTAG